ATACTAATTTAATTCTAGTACTAGTAGCATAATAAATTAAGGCAACTGGTGATATAATCACTACGGAGTATTTTAGTATAGCCGGCCGTCAGCCAGGTAGTATTGACTCTGATTGAACACAAAGACCAAGTAAACATATGTTGTAGAAGTCATCAAAGATTGTACCTTATTATTTTAGTCATTAAAATTCAAAAGTCATTAAATTTGTGGTCGAGTGATTTTGTATGTTTTCGTTGATTTGCCTTGTTACTCTTAGCCGTTGTAATCATGCTTTATTTCGTTTATATGAAGTTTGTAGTTTTTAtcgcaaaaaataaaataaaataagcaaacacatattgtaattgtaaaAGTCATTAAATATTCATATTCTACCTTATTCTTCTAGCCATGTAGGTGTAGCATATGTTATTCAAGATAACCAATGGATATGGCGTAAAGAGTGGAGAGTTAGATGGCCAATTTTGTTCAGCATAAATGTTCCTGAGTTAACTGAACAGTTGGATAGAGTTGTCCTGTTAATCATCTCGAGCCTTTGTTTTCTCTTATTCTGAGTCTGTTTAATTGTAGGGGCCCCTTAATTGTATTGTTTCGAGTCTGTTTGTTGTATAGCCTAGACTTATTTCAGGCCTAAATGGCCCATTAtgtaattcttttatttatttaataaaatcagCTTATCTTTCAAAAAGAAGGTGTAGCATATGTTGGATAGATGGTTGTTTTCTAGGTGCGAGCTTCTCAATTTCTCCCATTTTTTTTTAATAAGTTTTGGTTATTTTTGGTATAAAAAAAAAGTTGGATAGAGTTGTTTGGATTGCTAATGATGGTAAAATGTGTAAGTATAATATTACAGTTTGATATTGGTTAAGAAGTGGCCTAATTGTAGCGCCTCATGAAAGACGAGACGACTTATGTTAGGTTGCTATGTTTGTAAATGTTCGTATGTATTGAtcaattttattaaatataaacctcTTTTTGTCGGAATAAAATATTCATTAAAAAATTAATGAACGGTAGGTTTATTCATATTccaatttttttctttattttataataTTTCTGCCAGTCACTCGACTAGTGACGAAATTTATAGTACCAACAAGAAGTCAGCTGCATTATTAAACCTCGTATAATTATTCCTCGTACTCGTATGATTGAATGAGTCAATTTACTCTCCCTTTTTGTCCCATTCATGCCTATATAATTATCCCGAAACTTCCTTAATGTTCATGCTCCAAGTCTTGAACTTTACTTGAATTCATCAGTTGGGTTGCTATTTTTCTTTAGGGTTTTAATAAAAATGTTTCAAGTCTTAAGCTTTTTACTTTAGTAATATTGGGTCTAATTAGAAATCGTAATTAATCATTGAGCAGGAATaagatttttttattaaaaagGTGTTTTCCAAGATTTGTTGAAGACATATGCTTATAGTGTTCCACTCTAACGTGAGTAAGTTCTATTTTAAGGGTTTTTCATTTGAATTTGTTGGTTGAGGATTATTATTGTTTATTGCTATTGCTATTTATTTATCTGGTAAACTCATActagtttaaattttgaatttttagTTAGTAATTAAATTATGGGATCTTATCAAAATCTCATCTTGTCAAAGTCAAACACCTCAGTTGTTGGTCAACATGAATTTGAAACTGTAGCTCCAAATAATAGCCATAAAAGGTTGGATATGATGGAGAAAAAAGAAGGGTTTATTGGGGTTCTTGATGTTTTTGTACATCAAGCAAGAAATATTCAAAATATATGTATTTACCATAAACAAGATGTCTATGCCAAAATTTACTTGACTAGTAACCCTGAAGCAACTAAGTCAACCCGTGTGATTAATGGAGCTGGACAGAATCCAGTTTTCGATGAGAATCTTAGGGTCAATGTCCAAAAAGGGGATTGTTCGTTAAAATGTGAAATTTGGATGCTTAGTAGGATTCGAAATTATCTTCAAGATCAGCTTTTAGGGTTCACAACAGTGCCACTATgtgaaattcttgttgaaagctctGGTAAGTTGGAGAAAGAATTCAAACTTTCAACAAGCGAAGTTTTCGAATCGCCTTGTGGTTTTGTTAAATTAAGCATCGTCTATACTGGAACGCAGCCGGATGTGTTTGAAATCCCATCACCTAACGGTTCGCGTAATCAGAATTTATCAGATGAACGTGATGAAGTTTGTAGTGAACTAGAAAAGATCGAATTCAGTGATCCAAACATCATGAAAGAAAATGAAATCATGGTTTCTGAATATTACTCTAGTACTGAAACAGAGTCTCCGAGTTTAGTCAACAGTCAAATAACCGAAAATGATGATTTTGTTAGTTCAAATTTTAGTGATCTTATAATTTCAAGAGCTTCAAAAGAGAATGTTGGTGAAGTTACTTGTGTTACAAATGATGAGAGCTCTGAAAGTGACAAGCCAGAAGCATCAGAGAAGATAGAAGAGAAAAGTCAAAGTTCGGTTGACTCGAATAAAACTGAAGCTGAGGAAAAAGTGGTGCAGCAAGATTTTGTAGATATGTACTTGAAAAGCATGAAACAGTTCACAGAGGCTCTGGAAAAGATGAATTTTCCGATGAAAACCGGAAAGGAATCACCTGATTCCGGGGTCAATGATTGTGCAGAGTCAAACCCAAATGGGAAAAAGTCAACGGTTGAGGGTCCATGCCCCAAAGTGTTCTATGGGAGCAGGGCGTTTTTCTGAACTGTGTTATTTAACTGGTTGGTTAAAGAAGACAACTATAAGCTTTAATATATTCCCTGCAGTTTGTTTCCTTGCTGAATGTTAGTAAAAGTAGATTAATTAAGTTATTTTCCTTTCAACGGTATTTCATTTCATTTGATAATAAAAGTCTCGCCTGAAAAATTGTTGAAAAATAGTATGTTGAAATAAGGTTTGTCTATGATCTCACATAAAGGTGGTAAGATGGGCGGGTTTGGCAAGTTGAGTTCGAAATAGAACGTGACGTTGCTAACTGTGGTTAATATAAACCAATTGGGTTGTGGTAAACCACATTcaccattttcttcttttaaaatagataattgtgttataattcagtaggcttataactacctttaatggttataagaacaaagagagaaaaagagagaagaaggagagaagaaatattgatattgatatttcaagagaaatggtgcaccttaaatggttaccatacatgtctatttatagtataaaatattactatgcaagaaatataataataataaaattaacatccaatctagatattttataacacaatctagatattttataacactcctccttggatgacaattttattagagaataactagtactgcctcgttaaaaaccttgctaaagaaaactcattgggataaaactttagctaagggaaaaagagtgcagcataaagttgactccccctcaagtaggcaacgcctgagttgttacatcttctgaacattcctcatgccaatattatgaacgtgtgttctgaaaatagcagttagcagtgctttggtataaagatcagcagagttgttgattgaacgtatctcattttaatctggttgtcttttacgatatcttgagtatatgagaaaaatctgaggtttttatctgaaactgtatcatctaaatcttttatgtacaagtttggccctcgtgatttgtctacagtctccttcatggtttgttcaaaccgttgtttcagttcctattccctttcagtctttttctgagccttaccaatataccattcttttccatcaaatttatgaccgttaagaccgtttatagctttagcgcctcgtcagcatttatgttttgttctgtcatttttgatactcttctttcatttgtattatgtaagctgtattatcttcatagatagttgttacgcttttatagcgttctagtccacaagaatcaataatgatttgtatcattgatcttaactaaaatcattcctgagtagcttcatgtaatgcaatcacttcggcatgatttgatgatgttgcaacaagtgtgtgttttgagaacgtcatgatattgcggtgcctccatttaggaatacatatccagtttgagatttagctttatgtagatcggataaataatctgcatctgtataaccaaacaaatcttgtttcgagttgttagaataaaataattataaatcagtagttccccgaaggtatcaaactatttgtttgatcccattccaatgtcttttggtaggggctgagctgaaccttgtcaacaaattaactgcaaaagaaatgtcagatcttgtataatctataagatacataagaacctcaattgcactaaaatatagaacttccgatctgttaaaattttcatgatcttcgcagggatgaaatagatcagtgtcaatattgagtgatctaacaacaatgagtttgtcttaaaaaaaaaatgttttaaaatcttttcggtataagttgtttgatgtacaagtaaaccattaggcatatgctcaatttgcaatccaaggtaatacttggttttttcaagatctttcatttcaaaataattctttagaagttgaatgatttcatagatctctttatttgttcatatgatgttaagaacattgacataaacaactacgatctcatatccgaacattgtttttataaaacatacgtgcaaaataagtttatatttataccctttttttttatcaagtagtcatttaatcggttataccacatacgtcccgtttgtataaacccacttagaaatctttgtgatttaatggaatatattcccttgagttttacattagatgcttatgataccttaaccctttaggtatattcatatatatcactattaagtgatccatacagataagtagtaacaacattcatgagatgcatttaaataactaccaggttgattaagtatctaataagtaattgtatccattacaggaggataatttttcctcctaattcatttctggtctttgtgggaaatattgagttacaagtctagttttgccttgtaacttcatttgcacatttcttttcggataaaaattcatttgtatcccatacgtttcacatctttaaaagtgataacgattgatccgaaaacttttcttttatcgagcgattctaattcagctcttattgctcctttccattgagctcaatcatgtccattttgtatattcaatgacagattttagttccagatcatcatctttattcatgatgtcattgtaacattatatgaaaatatctcatagagattttagtttcatttcggttccataatattgcataatttattgcaattttagtatttacatttatcaatatcctctgcagaaggaatattgatttgtggttcttcttgaacactttctcttacctcattatcagctgattttctttttcgaggatttttatcttcggaaccaattgatcttccacgtttgatgcgtggcaaagactcaacagtgacattattgccagcttttggaatttcagttcgagctggagcatttatcgctggtatatatgatttagtcacttttttatatctgtaaatgcataaagtaattaatttgcaagttcttgcatatgcattatttttgaactttcgtttcacattcttttgtgcgagttcaatataccttaattgatgttcacatcatgaagcatcattttattttttatttttatttctccccctaatctagggaacaatgttttattaaaatgacaatcagcaaaacgtgctgtaaaaacatcacccatcatgggttcaatatatcttatgattgaagatgttttatatccaaaatatattatcatctttctttgaagaaccattttattgtgttgtggtgatacaattggaacatacactgcacaaccaatgttttaaggtagaaaatatttggctcttggccaaaatcaagtattaagtgaaaatatttacgacttccacatggtataatgcgaattaatgtcgcagcatgtaaatttacatgtccacatataaatattgagagatttgtactcattatcaattgtctagttattagccgtaagcgtttatctattgattcagctaaactaattttgtgtatgcacatgagcaacttgatgttcaacaacaatccctgtagatatataatgatcattaaatgcttgagatgttaactcaccagcattatcaagtctcatccttttaatggtgtaatcagaataatgtgttctcaatttaataatttgtgcaagaaactttgcaaatgccatattacggctcgataacatacaaatatgagatcatccgctagatgcgtctattagaaccatgaaatatcaaaatggttcacatgatggatgaattggttcatatatcttaccttgaattctttcaagaaacatttgtgattctttttcacaatatacttttcattaatcaccatatgtgctttccattaatcaccatatgtgttttttttttttataaatcaccatatgtgttttttttttatcatatatccttttcaccatatacgcttttaatcatatgcgctgtgtttttcaccatatgcgcttttaatcatatgcgattttcatcatatgcgttgtgcttttcatcatattcgctttttatcatatgcgcttatcatatgcgatgcgctttttatcatatgcgcttttttatgtgaatagtaaattaattaatttcgttttactattcatatgaattaatttagatttactattttgttaattgagtaatatatatatacatcatatacttgtgactccgaatgctcaaatgaatttgaccatatagttatacgttgtaccttgcacattaattttcagtagaagctttagatgcatattattttcagtagaagctttagatgcactttttttttaaatcaccaaataccacaaacactttgtttgcgtttgttcatagtcatcaatgaaaaccattttctttaattttattttatacaataaaattaacgcatcattattcttttcaaaaataataatctattgttattgttcacttgtgccatgtttaacaacaaaagtcaacaacctctgtcttgtttgttgtggcaaccaaaaacaacctttgcttttgttaccgagaatccaagaccaaaaaacaattaatttttaattaatcttttatcaaaaccataaatgattttattgatctacgttgatatggccataaagaattgacggctgacctacttttgtaagtgtatttcggctatcatcccgaaaacgcacaacgacctttttttttttttatgaactatttgtttcatatctagcttaggcaattattgtgaacatttggtccctataagagcatttattttttagacttttagttgatttgtacttgtcacaattagggatagcacccgcgggtcgtggatgcggatccattggatccatcacccgtacccgcggattttttttaagagacatcaaattgaacccttgttcgttgaaacaatttgactatatttttactccccattattaaacgggccattttgatgcacactcttaaaaaaataatttgttttttaagttttattattcaacctccttttttcaacggtcacgtttttaacaaaacatttgacaagtttggaaaaaagtttttattgattatcatcaaaagttttctattgtcactctactggatggaattatggcatacaaccaaaattgcaacccaacacttcataagaacaaaaaggttgtttttaattaacatatgtatatgtgttaaactcggaataataataacttattttagaaaattaacataagacatgttgaaacatttttgtcacatttagctcatcaagtctaatacttatcattgatagattttatcacgtctaggagatgtttacttttttcttgtattaagtcctactttcatttacctttgtttggaaaaaaatttttttttttactttgctttccccctttctgtaaaactcatttaaacactttctttgttttttttttttttaaaaaaacttcctttttttttacgttacccataaattataaatatataaaaaaaactttttgtttaaattttttttctagtttttaaaaggccacttgaccaattttttaattctttcacaacacctgatatcgtgatcgtgacctttcaccaaagcaagagatattcttgataaactaaacacggactcgtgtttgaaattgtcggccacaaaaaaattcatttgataaaagtatatatattttttttagttatagaaggagaccacttcattttcaatacttcatttttgacaaaaaactattccattttaccatccctttttttcaaatacaaactactttttcttactttaacttttaaaatatacttttaataaaaatacaaactactttttcttattttaacttttaagatttacttttattaaaaagtacaaactactttttcttattttaacttttaagatttacttttaataaaaatacaaactatttttttattttaacttttaaaattataaatttaagaataaacattagtatgcatgaaataaataatgattaattgcataagtaatcataaatgttagataacatataaagaccccgtcgtattcgtattgatcggaattaatctcgacccatggtaccgtgttgtcaaatgacgtgttgcgtacataaagtaccgtgttgtcaaatgacgtgttgcgtacaatcatgaggtcttattaacataaatataaatgttagtgaagttaataagagttagattacagaaaatataattcaggtggtataaccgaccatatataacttaaataacataaatataaatgttagtgaagttagtaaaagttagattacagaaatataattcaggtggtataaccgaccatatataacttaaataacataaatataaatgttagtgaagttagtaaaagttagattacagaaatataattcaggtggtataaccgaccatatataacttaaataacataaatataaatgttagtagtccaaaatttgatatattcgagtctgaaaattattaataatttcataccttgattagtgattcgtgatcgtttgagatatcttttaattacactaagcttttcgtgctgataacgtgttataattcagtaggcttataactacctttaatggttataagaacaaagagagaaaaagagagaagaaggagagaagaaatattgatattgatatttcaagagaaatggtgcaccttaaatggttaccatacatgtctatttatagtataaaatattactatgcaagaaatataataataataaaattaacatccaatctagatattttataacacaatctagatattttataacaaattgatttttttttcttttttagcgAAAAGGGGGAATATTATAAATAATCGCTTCATCAAACTGATGAATTGATTCAAACAAACTAACAGAGGGTACAGTACAAGCTTGAAGAAAAAACAAAGAAACATGAAAAGCTACAGAATACAAATAGATAATTGATTGATAATGAATGATGTGGTTAACTTATTTCGGTCCTCTTTTTTAATGTCAACTCGATCGATGATTGCTCGATTGCAGAATATTGAGAAAGTTAGGACACAAAATGATTATGCTAAGAAACTTTGATCCCTTTTATAGGTGTGCAAAACTACATCATTCTTTCAATGCAACCCGAACCCAAATAGTAAAATAAGTATGCTTTTATATGAACTATATATGGTGTTCACCTTTTTTTtccggcaaaaaaaaaaaaaaaaacgaaaactcATATACAAACGAGGCAACAGGAATTACAACAAAGACAGGGGAAACGGGGGAGCTCGTACCTAGACAGCTACATCTAGACGCAAACTATCTATAAACGAGTCTCCTAAACAATCCGAATCTTAAAAGCAAACTACTAACATACAAAACCAACAACAACACGAAAATAAAAGGACAATACCGAACAAAGTATGGAACACAAAGCGCCCTAATCAACCTCTGGAACCCGCTCTTTTCACTTTTACTACCTTGCGTAAGTTTCATAATGATTAGAGGGTCAAAAATAGCCCGACTTCAAACTTTATTAACCATGCATGAAGATCGACATTTACATGAAATAATGGTCTAAAGATCATATAATCATGGGTTTTTCCAAATCGGTATCATTTTATAGTCAAATCAACTTTTAGTTTGAATTAGCTGTGCCTTTGACTTAAAACTAGGCATGAATGTGACGACTGAGCTATATAAGTGTTAAGTACCAAACTTTAATTGCCTACCAGCAGTGGCGAATCTAAGATAAAATTTCATTGGGTCCCAAACTTTTTTTAaagctaattatatttgaatgGTACTTTATTGGTTGTTTacctaaaaaaaattataaattttaaaaatatatggggtcctataactaaatttagtggtgttctataaattttaaagagtaaatggtaaaaaaaaaaaagtgaggTCATAGGACCCCACCCCAATACATCTACATTCGCCCCGGTACCAGCTGCAATTGATTAAATAATGAGAGCATAGATCGTGTGTTACCCATGGTTGCAAACGACGTCGTTTGTCGTTGTGACGACCGTTGCGGCATTTTAGTGACTagcccgtctcgaccccgtcttagCGTCTAATAAGTCCGTTAACGATAGGTCAAAATTCGGTCTAAGCGATCAACAAGAAACACTACAGATTGAGTGCTAGATAACAATCGTTCAATTTGATCTGTGACGCTATTTGTATTAGACAGAATAGAACATGTTGGTTTAAGTCCAATTGTAAGTACAATTGGGTctattaattagggttttcaagGGATAATTGTACTCTCACTATATCACCAGATAACCCTAATGTCAACAATTGAAGTTGAGCCAACCTATTCTGACCCGTTTAATAAATTGAAGATCCAGTTCCCTATccctattcatattaatattagtcATTTGTTGATGTTCACATATCACAGTCGCAAATTGGCAAGGGTTATTATCATTTTCTCGCCCAGTATCACACGAAAATATATCGGAATTACAATCCAGTTGTATTGAAGAATTCCATATGAAATTTCTATGCAAAGTTATAATTTCTTCATAGTTTTATTTCTttgatatatacatatttttttaatATTGATGAGCTTTGTAGCTTTGGATTTTGTTTCCAGGTTTATGTAATTCACTTAGTTGAATTTTGTTGTTGATTTTTGATTGTTTATATTAGAAATGGAGCAGGACAACTTGTTTGTTTGTTGTTGGAAATTCTTGTGATACTATCATACTAATGAAGTACGATTTAACGAGTATTTTTAAACGTTCGGTGAGGTGATTGAGATATTATTTATCCAAGATCGAATCAGTGGTCGTGCACTTGTGAGTTCAGTTTTTGTGTTTTGAACTTGCTATTGCTGTAAGAGTTGTGAAAGAAAAACATATGATCGATGGTACTATGATAGCACTGTAAAGGATTTTCAGTCTGCATATCTTATCATGTCTTATGTATGCGCGCCGACAAATGTTTTTACTGCAGACTGTTTGTTTTTCTTGAAGACATAAGATATAATAATGTCTTATTATGTTAGTAAACTCACGGATTTATAAATATACTTCTAA
This genomic window from Rutidosis leptorrhynchoides isolate AG116_Rl617_1_P2 chromosome 2, CSIRO_AGI_Rlap_v1, whole genome shotgun sequence contains:
- the LOC139887986 gene encoding uncharacterized protein, which produces MGSYQNLILSKSNTSVVGQHEFETVAPNNSHKRLDMMEKKEGFIGVLDVFVHQARNIQNICIYHKQDVYAKIYLTSNPEATKSTRVINGAGQNPVFDENLRVNVQKGDCSLKCEIWMLSRIRNYLQDQLLGFTTVPLCEILVESSGKLEKEFKLSTSEVFESPCGFVKLSIVYTGTQPDVFEIPSPNGSRNQNLSDERDEVCSELEKIEFSDPNIMKENEIMVSEYYSSTETESPSLVNSQITENDDFVSSNFSDLIISRASKENVGEVTCVTNDESSESDKPEASEKIEEKSQSSVDSNKTEAEEKVVQQDFVDMYLKSMKQFTEALEKMNFPMKTGKESPDSGVNDCAESNPNGKKSTVEGPCPKVFYGSRAFF